The Impatiens glandulifera chromosome 3, dImpGla2.1, whole genome shotgun sequence genome contains a region encoding:
- the LOC124931369 gene encoding uncharacterized protein LOC124931369, whose amino-acid sequence MNAVHNSVETVNAAATAIVSAESRVQPIAVRRKRWGIRWNLYWCFGSHKQTKKISHSVLVPETVVAGVPPVTSFNTENMVRPINTVLLPFIAPPSSPASFLQSDPPSSTQSPSSGLLSLSTAAAANAYSSSSNSATVFAIGPYAHETQLVSPPVFSTFTTEPSTASFTPPTEPVQFPTTTPSSPEVPFAQLLASSLGRARRNNGGGQQKFLLSQYEYQPYPLHQGSNLVSPGSGVSSPFLPGKSSIGGEVPKLLNFDYFGTGKWGSRLGSGCLTPDGTEPVSRDSYIHVNQMSEVASLGDDQEIVDHRVSFELIGQEVSLAAKVSESLQDVGLCNETRKKAAAAASVMEEGDQEQCPLKQRSVSMGSVKEFNFDNRKEEEVSNKTTLNTTKWWVNNDGDEEKEVKNKWAFFSMVQSGAS is encoded by the exons ATGAACGCCGTACACAACAGCGTTGAAACTGTTAACGCCGCAGCTACCGCCATAGTCTCTGCTGAGAGCCGTGTTCAGCCGATAGCAGTTCGT AGGAAAAGATGGGGAATTCGCTGGAATTTATACTGGTGTTTTGGATCTCACAAACAGACGAAGAAAATAAGCCACTCTGTTCTAGTTCCAGAGACAGTTGTGGCCGGAGTTCCTCCAGTAACTAGTTTCAATACTGAAAACATGGTTCGCCCAATTAACACAGTTCTATTACCTTTCATTGCTCCTCCTTCTTCCCCTGCTTCGTTTCTCCAGTCAGATCCTCCATCTTCCACTCAATCACCATCTTCTGGGCTTCTCTCCCTTTCAACAGCAGCAGCAGCGAATGCTTACTCCTCCTCTTCCAATTCAGCCACAGTTTTTGCAATTGGACCTTATGCTCACGAAACCCAACTTGTTTCACCCCCAGTTTTTTCCACCTTCACTACAGAACCATCGACAGCCTCTTTCACTCCCCCAACTGAACCAGTTCAATTCCCAACCACAACACCTTCTTCTCCAGAAGTTCCTTTTGCTCAACTTTTGGCATCATCACTAGGCCGAGCTAGAAGGAACAACGGAGGAGGTCAGCAAAAGTTCCTGTTGTCACAGTATGAATACCAACCGTATCCACTTCATCAAGGAAGCAACCTGGTATCCCCTGGTTCAGGTGTATCATCACCTTTCCTCCCAGGGAAATCATCCATTGGAGGGGAAGTACCGAAGCTCCTCAACTTTGATTATTTTGGAACTGGAAAATGGGGTTCGAGATTAGGATCAGGCTGCTTGACACCAGATGGCACTGAACCTGTCTCTCGAGACAGTTACATCCATGTAAACCAAATGTCGGAGGTGGCATCACTTGGAGATGATCAGGAGATAGTTGATCATAGAGTTTCCTTTGAATTGATTGGTCAGGAGGTTTCTTTAGCAGCAAAAGTTTCGGAATCTTTACAAGACGTTGGGTTGTGTAATGAAACACGAAAGAAGGCTGCTGCAGCTGCTTCTGTTATGGAAGAAGGAGATCAAGAGCAGTGCCCACTGAAGCAAAGATCGGTCTCAATGGGGTCTGTGAAAGAGTTCAATTTCGATAACAGAAAGGAGGAGGAAGTGTCGAATAAGACAACACTGAATACTACGAAATGGTGGGTTAATAATGATGGGGATGAGGAGAAGGAGGTTAAGAATAAATGGGCATTCTTCTCAATGGTTCAATCAGGAGCCAGCTAG
- the LOC124929184 gene encoding probable CoA ligase CCL9, with product MADPTLTGLLTEAAQNFPSRRAISVSGKFDVTHSLLQRLVHRAASRLIAAGINPGDVVALTFPNTIEFVITFLAVIRVRATAAPLNPAYTFDEFEFYLSDSESKLLLTNKEGNESAQLAADKLMIPHLKAEFTGVDSEDVTLSPEKSEPDFDSVSKITNDPQDIALFLHTSGTTSRPKGVPLSQLNLASSVQNIKSVYKLTHSDSTVIVLPLFHVHGLLAGLLSSLASGAAVTLPAAGRFSASTFWSDMKKYEATWYTAVPTIHQIILDRHFSKPEPVYPKLRFIRSCSASLAPVILARLEEAFCAPVLEAYAMTEATHLMSSNPLPENGPHKPGSVGKPVGQEMAILDVNGIEQETGQNGEVCIRGGNVTKGYKNNPEANKTAFGFGWFHTGDIGYLDSDGYLHLVGRIKELINRGGEKISPIEVDAVLLSHPDIAQGVAFGVPDDKYGEEINCAVIPREGQNIDEEEVLRFCKKNLASFKVPKKVFITDSLPKTASGKIQRRIVSEHFLSQISTAKVPKFGA from the exons ATGGCCGATCCAACTCTTACCGGTCTGCTGACGGAAGCGGCTCAAAACTTTCCTTCCCGACGAGCAATCTCTGTTTCAGGTAAATTCGATGTGACCCACTCCCTCCTTCAACGTCTCGTTCACCGTGCCGCTTCTCGCCTCATCGCCGCCGGAATTAACCCCGGTGACGTCGTCGCTCTCACTTTCCCTAACACCATCGAG TTTGTCATAACGTTCCTTGCGGTTATCCGAGTCAGAGCAACGGCGGCGCCGTTGAATCCAGCTTATACTTTCGACGAATTCGAATTCTACCTCTCCGACTCAGAGTCCAAGCTCCTATTGACAAACAAGGAAGGAAATGAATCGGCTCAACTCGCCGCCGATAAACTCATGATTCCCCATCTCAAAGCCGAGTTCACCGGAGTTGATTCGGAAGACGTGACTCTCTCTCCGGAGAAATCGGAACCCGATTTTGACTCGGTATCCAAGATAACCAACGACCCACAAGATATCGCACTTTTCCTTCACACCTCAGGCACCACGAGTCGGCCCAAGGGTGTGCCACTGAGCCAACTCAACCTAGCCTCGTCCGTTCAAAACATCAAATCGGTCTACAAACTAACCCACTCCGACTCAACCGTAATCGTCCTTCCTCTCTTTCACGTTCACGGCTTACTCGCCGGATTACTGAGTTCACTCGCCTCCGGTGCCGCCGTAACCCTCCCAGCAGCCGGCCGCTTCTCAGCCTCAACTTTCTGGTCAGACATGAAGAAATATGAAGCCACGTGGTATACTGCTGTACCCACAATCCACCAAATCATTCTAGACCGTCATTTCTCCAAACCCGAGCCCGTTTACCCAAAACTACGGTTCATCCGGAGTTGCAGTGCCTCGTTGGCACCCGTTATATTGGCCCGACTAGAGGAGGCTTTTTGCGCTCCAGTACTCGAAGCATACGCAATGACAGAGGCGACCCATTTGATGTCGTCGAACCCATTACCCGAAAATGGACCGCACAAGCCAGGATCGGTGGGTAAACCCGTGGGTCAAGAAATGGCAATATTGGATGTAAATGGGATTGAACAAGAAACAGGCCAAAATGGTGAGGTTTGTATTAGGGGAGGAAATGTGACAAAAGGGTATAAAAACAATCCGGAGGCTAACAAGACTGCCTTCGGGTTTGGGTGGTTCCACACTGGCGATATCGGGTACTTGGATTCGGATGGTTACTTGCATTTGGTGGGTCGTATAAAGGAGTTGATCAATAGAGGAG GTGAGAAGATATCCCCAATTGAAGTAGATGCTGTCCTTTTGTCCCATCCAGACATTGCCCAAGGTGTTGCGTTTGGGGTACCCGATGACAAGTATGGGGAAGAG ATAAATTGTGCTGTGATTCCCCGGGAAGGACAGAACATTGACGAGGAAGAGGTGTTGAGATTCTGTAAGAAGAATTTGGCTTCGTTCAAGGTCCCAAAGAAGGTGTTCATCACTGACTCGTTGCCCAAAACTGCAAGCGGGAAGATCCAAAGGCGCATCGTGTCTGAGCATTTCCTGTCTCAGATCTCGACTGCTAAAGTCCCCAAGTTTGGAGCTTAG
- the LOC124929185 gene encoding uncharacterized protein LOC124929185 yields the protein MAVTKKNGKDEKQNCKEKDIKQEDDHDQLQAPILFLFNLVLGVFTTFLFCYMNLAHLLAMATLMPVLVFSVFVLKVDYVVHKADHHGQPTVTELPKEEEEEEEENRVEEDETEITEVDEKKYELGQATLVIYDGSKMIPRIDKHSQLSADDIHDHVVVHDYDDDDDKKYEQEFEIDEGGFHLQSGNKSNYMKLPKKTSNASSRGQRNRTKNKKKKNNKLDSIGEGILEGVLDATVLSIDFMTGGVYSIIFQRVFS from the coding sequence ATGGCTGTGACTAAGAAAAATGGGAAGGATGAGAAGCAAAATTGTAAAGAAAAAGATATTAAGCAGGAAGATGACCATGACCAATTACAGGCGCCCATATTGTTCCTCTTTAATTTGGTGCTGGGCGTCTTCACCACCTTCCTTTTCTGCTATATGAATCTGGCGCATCTGTTAGCCATGGCCACCCTCATGCCCGTACTTGTATTTTCGGTGTTCGTTCTTAAAGTTGATTATGTTGTTCACAAAGCAGATCATCATGGTCAGCCTACAGTAACAGAGCTTccgaaagaagaagaagaagaagaagaagaaaacagaGTAGAGGAGGACGAGACAGAGATTACTGAAGTAGATGAGAAGAAGTATGAGCTTGGTCAAGCAACACTTGTGATCTATGATGGGTCAAAGATGATACCCAGAATAGACAAGCATAGTCAACTATCAGCCGATGATATTCATGACCATGTAGTAGTACATGAttatgatgatgacgatgataaGAAATATGAGCAAGAGTTTGAGATTGATGAAGGGGGATTTCATTTGCAATCTGgaaacaaatcaaattatatgAAGCTGCCAAAGAAAACAAGTAACGCGTCTTCTAGAGGTCAAAGGAACAGGacgaagaacaagaagaagaagaataataagCTCGACAGTATTGGTGAAGGGATTTTGGAGGGGGTTCTTGATGCAACTGTTTTATCCATAGATTTCATGACGGGAGGAGTCTATTCCATCATCTTTCAACGTGTCTTTTCATGA